The following proteins come from a genomic window of Stigmatopora nigra isolate UIUO_SnigA chromosome 9, RoL_Snig_1.1, whole genome shotgun sequence:
- the ift57 gene encoding intraflagellar transport protein 57 homolog: MANNGRRGGEEDDRGPGASHHGFVLMEALMEKLKILNCDHELLEKHNMKPLSRHYFVSSPYLASNPGEQFYLFAITAAWLIEEAGGSFGKPREDDEPAATVSNILAELRALGVKVDFPPSKLKSGSGEQVCFVLNALAEHALKRRGFSFKRPKYPSESAEEESVMEEPAELELDHQDNVMEEDNVDDEDEENLVDLEALTLQSHLKEAATTSKPEEILRSTVDTAQWNLEVERVLPLLKVTVRTDNKDWRVHVDQMHQHQGGIESSLHEAKGYLDKLEEDISRTLEKVSSREKYMNKQLEAVTAQHRDAQAQLAEVRERYQEASGGVAQRTQLLAELSEEFAKVKQEMEERGSSMSDGAAVVKIKQSLSKLKQEIVQMDVRAGVVAHMLMQAKLKRKSNMSVQGEVFA, from the exons ATGGCGAACAATGGTCGCCGAGGCGGGGAAGAGGACGACCGCGGCCCGGGAGCTTCTCACCACGGATTCGTGCTCATGGAGGCGCTCATGGAGAAGCTAAAGATCTTAAATTGCGACCACGAACTGCTGGAAAAACACAACATGAAGCCTCTCTCCAG ACATTACTTCGTGTCCAGTCCTTACCTGGCGTCCAATCCCGGGGAGCAGTTTTACCTGTTCGCCATCACGGCCGCCTGGCTCATCGAGGAGGCGGGCGGCAGCTTCGGGAAGCCCCGGGAGGATGACGAGCCCGCCGCCACCGTCTCCAACATCCTGGCCGAGCTCCGGGCGCTG GGGGTGAAGGTGGACTTTCCACCGTCCAAGCTCAAGTCGGGTTCCGGCGAGCAGGTGTGCTTCGTCTTGAACGCCTTGGCCGAACACGCCCTCAAGAGACGGGGATTTTCCTTCAAAAG ACCAAAATACCCAAGTGAAAGCGCAGAAGAAGAATCGGTGATGGAGGAGCCGGCGGAATTGGAGCTGGACCATCAGGACAACGTGAtg GAGGAGGACAATGTCGACGATGAAGACGAGGAGAACCTGGTGGACCTGGAGGCCCTCACTCTGCAGAGCCACCTGAAA GAAGCGGCCACGACGTCCAAACCCGAAGAGATCCTGCGCTCCACGGTGGACACGGCGCAGTGGAACTTGGAGGTGGAACGGGTCTTGCCTCTCCTCAAAGTCACCGTCAGGACGGACAACAAG gacTGGAGGGTCCACGTGGACCAGATGCACCAGCACCAAGGCGGCATTGAATCGTCGCTCCACGAAGCCAAG GGCTACCTGGACAAGTTGGAGGAAGACATCAGCAGGACCTTGGAGAAGGTGTCCAGTCGAGAGAAGTACATGAACAAGCAGCTGGAGGCCGTCACGGCGCAGCATCGCGACGCCCAGGCCCAACTCGCCGAG GTCAGGGAGCGCTACCAGGAGGCCAGCGGGGGCGTGGCCCAGAGAACACAACTCCTGGCGGAG ctaAGTGAGGAATTTGCCAAGGTGAAGCAAGAGATGGAAGAGCGAGGCAGCAGCATGTCGGACGGAG CGGCGGTGGTGAAGATCAAGCAGAGTTTATCCAAGCTGAAACAGGAGATCGTGCAGATGGACGTGCGCGCCGGCGTGGTGGCGCACATGCTGATGCAGGCCAAACTCAAGCGCAAGAGCAACATGAGCGTCCAAGGAGAAGTCTTTGCCTGA